One window of Corynebacterium sp. P3-F1 genomic DNA carries:
- a CDS encoding 3-oxoacyl-ACP reductase → MKENIVASKGLLEQIINSPLAAKAGVPQGYPLRRYKQGEPLLHGPVVVGGSGRLAGELTPLLEGPYKLIKAEADTKRAGIVFDATELKKPEDLVELYNFFNPQLKKVLDNARIVVIGTTPELIDDADARIAARALEGFTRSLAKEMRKAATVQLVYVDPEIDGTQINKVESTLRFLLSGKSAFVDAQVIRITPVDVQLPENWEKPLEGRLAVVTGAARGIGATIAETLARDGAKVICVDIPQAGEGLAETANKVKGTALPLDVTDPKAAEEIAKHAQERYGRKIDTIVHNAGVTRDKLLVNMDEGRWNMVQNINLVAPVRITEALLDADAFAEKPAIVGVSSMAGIAGNRGQTNYATTKAGVVGFVDALSDRIAKLGGSINAVAPGFIETDMTAAMPFGPREVGRRLNSLNQGGRPVDVAETVAYFSAPSSVAVNGNTVRVCGQNLLGA, encoded by the coding sequence GATCATCAACTCCCCCCTCGCCGCGAAAGCCGGCGTCCCCCAGGGGTACCCCCTTCGCCGCTACAAGCAGGGCGAGCCTCTTCTCCACGGCCCGGTCGTCGTCGGCGGCAGCGGCCGCCTCGCCGGTGAGCTGACGCCCCTGCTCGAAGGCCCGTACAAGCTCATCAAGGCCGAAGCTGACACCAAGCGCGCCGGCATCGTCTTCGATGCGACCGAGCTGAAGAAGCCGGAAGACCTCGTCGAGCTCTACAACTTCTTCAATCCGCAGCTGAAGAAGGTCTTGGACAACGCACGCATCGTCGTTATCGGCACCACGCCGGAGCTTATCGACGACGCCGATGCCCGCATTGCCGCCCGGGCGCTGGAGGGCTTCACCCGCTCCTTGGCAAAGGAAATGCGCAAGGCTGCCACGGTCCAGCTGGTGTACGTGGACCCGGAGATCGACGGCACCCAGATCAATAAGGTCGAGTCCACTCTCCGCTTCCTACTGTCCGGCAAGTCCGCCTTCGTCGATGCCCAGGTCATCCGCATTACCCCGGTCGATGTTCAGCTCCCGGAGAACTGGGAGAAACCGCTTGAGGGCCGCCTCGCCGTCGTTACTGGTGCAGCGCGCGGCATCGGTGCGACCATCGCGGAGACCCTCGCCCGCGACGGCGCCAAGGTCATCTGCGTGGACATTCCGCAGGCTGGCGAAGGCCTCGCCGAAACCGCCAACAAGGTCAAGGGCACCGCTCTCCCGCTCGACGTGACCGATCCGAAGGCTGCCGAGGAGATTGCCAAGCACGCCCAGGAGCGTTACGGCCGCAAGATCGACACCATCGTGCACAACGCCGGTGTCACCCGCGACAAGCTGCTCGTGAACATGGACGAGGGCCGCTGGAACATGGTCCAGAACATCAACCTCGTCGCACCGGTCCGCATCACCGAGGCTCTTCTCGACGCCGACGCATTCGCCGAGAAGCCCGCCATCGTCGGTGTGTCCTCCATGGCCGGTATCGCTGGTAACCGCGGCCAGACCAACTACGCCACCACCAAAGCCGGTGTCGTCGGTTTCGTCGACGCCTTGTCCGACCGTATCGCCAAGCTCGGCGGCTCCATCAACGCCGTCGCACCGGGCTTCATCGAGACCGACATGACCGCAGCGATGCCGTTCGGCCCACGTGAGGTCGGCCGCCGCCTGAACTCCCTGAACCAGGGCGGTCGTCCGGTCGACGTCGCCGAGACGGTCGCGTACTTCTCCGCGCCGTCCTCCGTCGCCGTCAACGGCAACACGGTCCGCGTCTGCGGCCAGAACCTGCTGGGAGCGTAA
- a CDS encoding MaoC/PaaZ C-terminal domain-containing protein: protein MTTAVNKGDDKDPKKKADQAAAESKADAKEAVAKAQDKAEDLAEKAADAFDDVKETVSTKVEGLSNNAEQKAGEAKAKAAEATEKAEQKAADAAGDGEKKGAAGADRTYETLKSIPDLKAINRKIFLSAIPGVGGTREAKKDPTSAIEVGGVKIGQENLANYTSATGLRLGNEIPPTYFFVLSFPLVMELLSRPDFPYPAMGAVHVTNVIEQSRTLTVDGTYTIRSHGENLRPHRRGLLVDIVTEIFAEGDTAGEPVWRQTSTFLGMGAKFAKSADVSVTTRAEDSGKVLPKPELPEFKPNARWRWTGSDVNAYVEASNDHNPIHTSNLGAKLFGFPARIAHGMYSAAAVLAPLEGKLPEALRYSVEFVKPVVIPAQVALWTIEEENGSYGIQLRGSSKPDKLHLNAELTPL from the coding sequence ATGACTACTGCTGTGAACAAGGGCGACGACAAGGACCCCAAGAAGAAGGCTGATCAGGCCGCAGCTGAATCCAAGGCCGACGCGAAGGAAGCTGTCGCCAAGGCCCAGGACAAGGCCGAGGACCTTGCTGAGAAGGCTGCTGACGCGTTCGACGATGTGAAGGAGACTGTCTCCACCAAGGTCGAAGGGCTCAGCAACAATGCCGAACAAAAAGCGGGCGAGGCAAAAGCTAAGGCTGCCGAGGCCACGGAAAAGGCCGAGCAAAAGGCCGCCGACGCCGCCGGCGACGGTGAGAAGAAGGGGGCGGCTGGTGCGGACCGCACCTACGAGACGCTGAAGTCCATCCCGGACCTGAAGGCGATCAACCGCAAGATCTTCCTGAGCGCGATCCCCGGTGTCGGTGGCACGCGCGAGGCGAAGAAGGACCCGACCTCCGCGATCGAAGTCGGCGGCGTGAAGATCGGCCAGGAGAACCTGGCCAACTACACCAGTGCGACGGGTCTGCGTCTCGGTAACGAGATCCCGCCGACGTACTTCTTCGTGCTCTCCTTCCCGCTCGTCATGGAGCTGCTCTCCCGCCCTGACTTCCCCTACCCGGCGATGGGCGCGGTGCACGTGACCAACGTGATCGAGCAATCCCGCACCCTGACGGTGGATGGGACGTACACGATCCGCTCCCACGGTGAGAACCTCCGTCCGCATCGCCGCGGGCTGCTGGTGGACATCGTCACCGAGATCTTCGCCGAGGGCGACACCGCCGGCGAGCCGGTGTGGCGCCAGACCTCGACATTCCTGGGCATGGGCGCGAAATTCGCCAAGTCGGCGGATGTCAGTGTGACCACCCGCGCGGAGGATTCCGGCAAGGTGCTGCCCAAGCCAGAGCTTCCGGAGTTCAAGCCGAATGCCCGCTGGCGCTGGACCGGCTCCGATGTCAACGCCTACGTCGAGGCATCCAACGACCACAACCCGATCCACACCTCCAACCTGGGTGCGAAGCTCTTCGGGTTCCCGGCTCGGATCGCCCATGGCATGTACTCGGCGGCGGCGGTCCTCGCTCCACTCGAAGGCAAGCTGCCGGAGGCACTGCGCTACTCCGTCGAGTTCGTCAAACCTGTGGTGATCCCGGCGCAGGTCGCGCTGTGGACCATCGAAGAGGAAAACGGCTCCTACGGGATTCAGCTGCGCGGTTCGTCCAAGCCGGACAAGCTGCACCTCAACGCTGAGCTGACACCGCTGTAA
- a CDS encoding DUF4191 domain-containing protein, with translation MAKDKKASAAEKSAKKEQRSAKRTQRKQTRSQIWQAFNLQRKRDKKLIPLMLAAILGVGLLFFLIGLLFNGQCFMLVLGLLLGFVLAMFIFTRRLEGSMYDEVGDTPGAAGWTLENMRNTMGIVWLTKTGVAANPQMDTVHRVVGNPGIILVGEGNEKRLKPMMEKERKRIDRLVAGVPIHEVFVGSGEGQVPPKKLQRHLLKLPKNYSKDEVYSVNAKLEAMDNIRGGQRAGLPKGPMPHQAQNMAGMNRKMRRMQQRKGK, from the coding sequence ATGGCAAAGGACAAGAAGGCAAGCGCCGCCGAGAAATCCGCGAAGAAAGAGCAGCGCTCGGCAAAGCGCACGCAACGCAAGCAGACCCGTTCGCAGATCTGGCAGGCGTTCAACCTCCAGCGCAAGCGCGACAAGAAGTTGATCCCGCTGATGCTGGCCGCCATTTTGGGCGTGGGCCTGCTGTTCTTCCTCATCGGCCTGCTGTTCAACGGCCAGTGCTTCATGCTGGTGCTCGGCCTGCTCCTCGGCTTCGTGTTAGCTATGTTCATCTTCACCCGCCGCCTCGAGGGCTCGATGTACGACGAGGTGGGCGACACCCCCGGTGCTGCCGGTTGGACGCTGGAGAACATGCGCAACACCATGGGTATCGTGTGGCTAACCAAGACTGGCGTGGCCGCGAACCCGCAGATGGACACGGTTCACCGCGTGGTGGGCAACCCGGGCATCATTCTTGTCGGCGAGGGCAACGAGAAGCGTTTGAAGCCGATGATGGAAAAGGAGCGCAAGCGCATCGACCGCCTTGTCGCCGGCGTGCCCATCCACGAGGTGTTCGTGGGATCCGGTGAAGGCCAAGTTCCGCCGAAGAAGCTCCAGCGCCACCTGCTCAAGCTGCCGAAGAACTACAGCAAGGACGAGGTCTACTCCGTCAACGCGAAGCTCGAGGCGATGGACAATATCCGCGGCGGGCAGCGCGCGGGTCTGCCGAAGGGCCCGATGCCGCACCAGGCGCAGAACATGGCGGGAATGAACCGTAAGATGCGCCGCATGCAGCAGCGCAAGGGCAAATAA
- a CDS encoding RDD family protein: MVGRWPGEQLGMPQTGSGSMASVMRRAVGVLIDWVICWIIAGFIVMNTHAFGGISTLTYFLWLVLGIISGWLFARTPGMAVLGMGVARVDTPGETVGFWRAAVRTILTGFIFPAAIVDADGRGMHDRATGTAVIRS; encoded by the coding sequence ATGGTCGGTCGCTGGCCGGGTGAGCAGCTCGGCATGCCACAGACGGGCAGCGGTTCGATGGCCTCTGTCATGCGGCGCGCAGTCGGGGTCCTCATCGACTGGGTCATTTGCTGGATCATCGCCGGTTTCATTGTCATGAACACCCACGCTTTCGGCGGGATCTCGACGCTGACGTACTTCCTGTGGCTGGTGCTGGGAATCATCAGCGGCTGGCTCTTCGCGCGCACCCCGGGGATGGCGGTGTTGGGGATGGGCGTCGCCCGTGTGGACACACCTGGTGAGACCGTCGGTTTCTGGCGTGCGGCGGTGCGCACCATCCTCACCGGGTTCATTTTCCCGGCGGCGATTGTCGACGCTGACGGCCGCGGCATGCACGACCGCGCGACCGGAACAGCAGTAATCCGCTCGTAG
- the glnA gene encoding type I glutamate--ammonia ligase gives MKFIKDEHIEFVDVRFTDVPGIEHHFSIPASMFDEDAVEEGLAFDGSSIRGFTTIDESDMILMPDLATAQVDPFRKTKTLNVKFFVNDPFTHEAFSRDPRNVALKAEEYLASTGIADTCFFGAEAEFYLFDSVRYSVDAHKAFYEVDSIEGWWNRERETEHAGSPNLGHKTPMKGGYFPVPPVDQTMNVRDAMTMNLANAGFEIERFHHEVGTGGQQEINYKFNTLLHAADDLQTFKYIIKNTAHEWGKTATFMPKPIAGDNGSGMHAHQSLWKDGEPLFYDESGYGGLSDIARFYIGGILHHAGAVLAFTNPTLNSYHRLVPGFEAPINLVYSQRNRSAAIRIPITGSNPKAKRIEFRAPDPSGNPYLGFAAMMMAGIDGVKNRIEPHEPVDKDLYELPPEEAKSIPQAPTSLEASLAALEEDHEFLTEGDVFTEDLIETYIKLKNDDEITPARLRPTPLDYEMYFDV, from the coding sequence ATGAAATTCATCAAGGATGAGCACATCGAATTTGTGGATGTCCGCTTCACTGATGTTCCTGGCATTGAGCACCACTTCAGCATTCCGGCTTCCATGTTCGACGAAGACGCGGTGGAGGAAGGTCTCGCATTCGACGGTTCGTCGATTCGCGGCTTTACGACGATTGATGAGTCCGACATGATCCTCATGCCGGATCTGGCCACCGCCCAGGTGGACCCGTTCCGTAAAACCAAGACCTTGAACGTGAAGTTCTTCGTCAACGACCCGTTCACTCACGAGGCCTTTTCCCGTGATCCGCGCAACGTGGCGCTGAAAGCCGAAGAGTACCTCGCCTCCACCGGTATCGCCGACACCTGCTTCTTCGGTGCTGAGGCGGAGTTCTACCTGTTCGATTCCGTCCGTTACTCCGTCGACGCGCATAAGGCGTTCTACGAGGTGGATTCTATTGAGGGCTGGTGGAACCGTGAGCGCGAGACGGAGCACGCCGGCTCCCCGAACCTGGGCCACAAGACCCCGATGAAGGGCGGCTACTTCCCGGTGCCGCCGGTCGACCAGACAATGAACGTCCGCGACGCGATGACGATGAACCTGGCCAACGCCGGCTTCGAGATCGAGCGCTTCCACCACGAGGTGGGCACTGGTGGCCAGCAGGAAATCAACTACAAGTTCAACACGCTCCTGCACGCTGCCGATGATCTGCAGACGTTCAAGTACATCATCAAGAACACCGCTCACGAGTGGGGCAAAACCGCGACGTTCATGCCGAAGCCGATCGCCGGCGACAACGGTTCCGGCATGCACGCTCACCAGTCCCTGTGGAAGGACGGCGAGCCGCTTTTCTACGACGAATCTGGTTACGGCGGCCTGTCCGACATTGCTCGCTTCTACATCGGCGGCATCCTGCACCACGCCGGTGCCGTGTTGGCGTTCACCAACCCGACGCTGAACTCGTACCACCGTCTGGTCCCGGGCTTCGAAGCCCCGATCAACCTCGTGTACTCGCAGCGCAACCGGTCCGCCGCAATCCGCATTCCGATCACGGGCTCGAACCCGAAGGCCAAGCGCATCGAGTTCCGCGCGCCGGACCCGAGCGGCAACCCGTACCTCGGCTTCGCTGCCATGATGATGGCTGGTATTGACGGTGTGAAGAACCGTATTGAGCCGCACGAGCCGGTGGACAAGGACCTCTACGAGCTCCCGCCGGAAGAGGCTAAGTCCATTCCGCAGGCACCGACCTCCCTTGAGGCGTCGCTGGCTGCGCTGGAGGAAGACCACGAGTTCCTCACCGAGGGCGACGTGTTCACCGAAGACTTGATTGAGACCTACATCAAGCTCAAGAACGACGATGAAATCACCCCGGCTCGTCTGCGCCCGACGCCGCTCGACTACGAAATGTACTTCGACGTCTAA
- a CDS encoding TDT family transporter — MTDKFRKLPPPGPAWGGSLMGTSIVSRLLVEEHMLVGSALFASIACAILIALVVGFLRYRHPSWERTSMAEWSMFFIGILALGAALSGLTDQGVYRLIGFWIGAPVTVVTWAIQLTRFDGTPRFTWGLPLVGPMISASVAGWLALDYGQMYHVMGTIFFAMSIVTAVPVFIRVYWATWRGKVDLRGANSATAWVPLGVVGQSTTAMQILYPGPVSIVYGLIALGIAIPLAIFAMFTFYPNVARWVDYSPAWWSCTFPPGTISMGGHQLALVNGSELLDAIALSIPLLLIVHWSLCSGRFLSWVVEGRRQRA; from the coding sequence GTGACTGATAAGTTCCGCAAACTTCCCCCTCCAGGACCGGCGTGGGGCGGCAGCCTGATGGGCACTTCAATTGTCTCCCGCTTGCTGGTCGAGGAGCACATGCTGGTCGGCTCGGCGCTTTTCGCCTCAATCGCGTGCGCGATTCTGATCGCCCTCGTCGTGGGATTCCTGCGGTACCGCCACCCGAGCTGGGAACGCACCTCAATGGCGGAATGGTCGATGTTCTTCATCGGCATCTTGGCGCTCGGCGCCGCGCTGTCAGGCCTCACAGACCAGGGCGTGTACCGTCTCATCGGCTTCTGGATCGGTGCGCCCGTTACCGTGGTCACGTGGGCGATCCAGCTCACGCGTTTCGACGGCACCCCGCGTTTCACTTGGGGCCTGCCACTTGTCGGCCCTATGATTTCGGCGTCGGTCGCCGGCTGGCTCGCACTCGACTACGGCCAGATGTACCACGTGATGGGCACTATCTTCTTCGCCATGTCGATCGTGACCGCGGTGCCGGTGTTCATTCGTGTCTACTGGGCAACGTGGCGCGGCAAGGTTGATCTGAGGGGAGCGAATTCCGCGACCGCATGGGTTCCGCTGGGCGTGGTCGGGCAATCCACCACTGCGATGCAGATCCTCTACCCGGGCCCAGTGTCCATCGTCTACGGACTCATCGCCCTCGGCATCGCCATCCCGCTTGCGATCTTCGCCATGTTCACCTTCTACCCCAACGTTGCGCGCTGGGTCGACTACTCCCCGGCATGGTGGTCCTGCACGTTCCCGCCGGGCACGATCAGCATGGGCGGACATCAGCTCGCCCTTGTCAACGGTTCGGAGCTGCTGGATGCGATCGCATTGAGTATCCCTCTGCTTCTGATCGTCCACTGGTCGCTGTGCTCCGGCAGGTTCTTGAGCTGGGTGGTGGAGGGCCGACGCCAGCGCGCGTAA
- a CDS encoding transcriptional regulator, with product MFPKKKPVNPTCNRVRALCAKRDMTHDHYPSLHLAFRKCGGFDLPVEAIFSRTEFNLMSDEIYRRNH from the coding sequence ATGTTCCCAAAGAAGAAACCGGTCAACCCGACTTGCAATCGGGTACGGGCGCTGTGCGCAAAGAGGGACATGACGCACGACCACTACCCCAGCCTGCATCTCGCCTTCCGTAAGTGCGGGGGCTTCGACCTGCCTGTTGAGGCCATCTTTTCCCGAACAGAATTCAACCTCATGTCCGACGAAATCTACCGGAGGAACCACTAA
- a CDS encoding CPBP family intramembrane glutamic endopeptidase, with the protein MSAYHLLGRTYRLPADSAQDFSRVSTGTFPRPAWWRPLLELVLAIGLIMALTAGATGLFYLFEKIAQPSVSAFENFTFADRPYLAVVLFIGWVAALPASFIAARLTGRDPRAIWSIERRFRWKYFGLALIPALIFLGAEGIFAIATSDRSGATVGLLNFGALAVIIAMAPLQSLSEELFFRGSLVQIVGQWFSPAWVAYLLPFLFFLSGHHYGWMGMVNVGVFALCAIFLTYKTGGIEAAAAVHAVGNTFAYAPDAFGVNGVDLNAVSTVDLLISVAATVAATAFAYLLIKRRTLTSAS; encoded by the coding sequence ATGAGCGCCTACCATCTCCTCGGCCGCACATACCGTTTACCTGCTGATTCAGCGCAAGACTTCTCACGAGTTTCAACCGGAACGTTTCCCCGCCCCGCATGGTGGCGCCCGCTGCTGGAGCTCGTCTTAGCCATCGGCCTCATCATGGCCCTCACCGCAGGGGCGACCGGCCTGTTCTACCTCTTTGAGAAGATCGCGCAGCCCAGCGTCAGCGCTTTTGAGAACTTCACTTTTGCCGACCGGCCTTACCTTGCGGTCGTTCTGTTCATCGGCTGGGTGGCTGCGCTCCCGGCAAGCTTTATAGCCGCACGGCTCACCGGCCGTGATCCCCGCGCGATCTGGTCGATTGAGCGCCGCTTCCGCTGGAAGTATTTCGGCCTCGCACTCATTCCGGCACTCATCTTTCTCGGCGCGGAGGGGATCTTCGCCATCGCGACTTCCGACCGCTCCGGAGCGACAGTTGGCCTGCTCAATTTCGGTGCGCTGGCCGTCATTATCGCGATGGCTCCGCTGCAGTCGTTGTCGGAGGAGCTGTTCTTCCGCGGCTCGTTGGTGCAGATCGTCGGACAGTGGTTCTCCCCCGCGTGGGTGGCGTATCTGCTGCCGTTCCTGTTCTTCTTGTCGGGCCACCATTACGGCTGGATGGGCATGGTCAACGTGGGAGTGTTTGCTTTGTGCGCGATATTTCTCACTTACAAAACCGGTGGCATCGAGGCAGCTGCCGCGGTTCACGCGGTGGGCAACACGTTCGCTTATGCCCCTGACGCTTTCGGGGTGAACGGGGTGGACCTCAACGCGGTATCCACTGTCGATCTGCTCATCTCGGTGGCAGCCACTGTCGCCGCGACAGCATTCGCTTACCTGTTGATTAAGCGCCGCACGTTGACGTCGGCCTCGTAG
- a CDS encoding glycoside hydrolase family 25 protein: MGELQFGIDVSEHQDGLSLVQAAAEGVEFVVVRTTDGTYRDSTYTSHVQDALRAGLAVEAYHYLRNPSEGTTVAEQVEAACAVMGDLVLPVWIDCETPAGLTVEHVRDARDRFLARGVLVAGIYTYPRYWRWQMLGADTAEFGAVWLADFGADDVGSPGELLRGRQWPRDVGKQTPLMWQYGSRGTVAGYEADVNVRRLINR, encoded by the coding sequence ATGGGCGAATTACAGTTCGGCATCGACGTCAGCGAGCACCAGGACGGGCTGAGTCTCGTCCAGGCCGCGGCAGAGGGCGTCGAGTTCGTGGTCGTGCGCACCACCGACGGCACGTACCGCGACAGCACCTACACCTCGCACGTGCAGGATGCGCTCCGCGCCGGGCTGGCGGTTGAGGCCTACCACTACCTCCGCAACCCGTCGGAGGGGACCACCGTCGCCGAGCAGGTCGAAGCCGCCTGCGCAGTCATGGGGGATCTCGTCCTTCCCGTGTGGATCGACTGCGAAACCCCCGCCGGGCTGACGGTGGAGCACGTGCGCGACGCCCGTGACCGTTTCCTCGCGCGCGGCGTGCTGGTGGCCGGCATATACACCTATCCGCGCTACTGGAGGTGGCAGATGCTCGGCGCGGATACCGCTGAATTCGGTGCTGTGTGGTTGGCCGACTTTGGCGCAGATGACGTCGGTTCGCCGGGGGAGCTACTGAGGGGACGACAGTGGCCGCGGGACGTCGGCAAGCAGACGCCCCTCATGTGGCAGTACGGTTCGCGCGGTACCGTCGCCGGCTACGAGGCCGACGTCAACGTGCGGCGCTTAATCAACAGGTAA
- a CDS encoding NUDIX domain-containing protein gives MPIPEFIVETRKKIGTDLMWIPAVTAVVLRDSTDDSPWAVPEVLLVKRADNGEWTPVTGICDPGEEPHHAAVREVAEETGVAVSPAALLGVGAVGPVVHANGDNASYMSVALRLEADDPAAVPAVGDDENSETGWFSIAQMPVTDPKWRLVIADAVAQRKHPGSFTPRMGFAKR, from the coding sequence ATGCCCATCCCCGAATTCATTGTGGAAACCCGCAAGAAGATCGGCACGGATCTGATGTGGATCCCGGCCGTGACCGCGGTGGTGCTGCGCGACTCCACGGATGACTCACCCTGGGCAGTGCCCGAAGTGCTCCTGGTCAAGCGCGCCGACAACGGTGAGTGGACGCCCGTGACCGGGATCTGTGACCCGGGCGAGGAGCCCCACCACGCCGCCGTGCGCGAGGTGGCGGAGGAGACCGGCGTAGCTGTGAGCCCCGCCGCCCTCCTCGGTGTCGGTGCCGTCGGGCCCGTCGTTCACGCGAACGGCGACAATGCCAGCTACATGTCTGTTGCTCTGCGCCTCGAGGCCGACGACCCCGCCGCTGTGCCCGCCGTCGGCGACGACGAGAACAGCGAGACCGGCTGGTTCTCCATCGCCCAGATGCCGGTCACGGACCCCAAGTGGCGGCTGGTCATCGCCGATGCGGTGGCGCAGCGCAAGCACCCGGGCTCCTTCACCCCGCGCATGGGCTTTGCCAAGCGCTAG
- a CDS encoding S1 family peptidase produces MPDPGPQESSTPKHAAPDVTYPYYGLEPEPVADSRRESAAGATLWAALVVITTFVVASVAWLGITTAQKPTPTAEERHEREQVQRPGEPPADTPGEASLGFRVAAPQFALWAPGTKIQSTDHYPQPGESFTAQSCTVAFSFRGPEGRNYAVTAGHCGKEGDLVWPTYAETAADYSVEVGRFIYSGLYSENVGEIGDVDVGIIEITDTERYMALVGKPIETALYSGNISSGEKICKTGATTGFTCGDFEASGRTQIIRTDAGNERETYGDIAHVCALPGDSGGPVFYLIGGRASIIGVVSGTEAGRANEPCDTEGSASKMMSYSNYDQVMKVVDRVVPGVDWVGQTW; encoded by the coding sequence ATGCCGGATCCCGGGCCCCAGGAGAGCAGCACACCTAAACACGCCGCACCCGATGTCACGTACCCCTACTACGGCCTGGAGCCGGAGCCGGTGGCGGACAGCCGCCGGGAGTCTGCAGCTGGAGCGACGCTGTGGGCAGCGCTGGTAGTCATTACCACTTTCGTGGTGGCGTCGGTGGCGTGGTTGGGCATCACCACCGCCCAGAAACCGACGCCCACGGCGGAGGAGCGCCACGAGCGCGAACAGGTGCAGCGTCCCGGTGAACCGCCGGCGGACACGCCGGGTGAGGCTTCGCTGGGCTTCAGGGTCGCTGCACCACAGTTCGCCTTGTGGGCACCGGGCACGAAGATCCAGTCGACGGACCACTACCCTCAGCCGGGAGAATCCTTCACGGCTCAGTCATGCACGGTCGCGTTCAGTTTCCGCGGTCCTGAGGGGCGCAACTACGCCGTCACCGCCGGACACTGCGGCAAGGAAGGCGACTTGGTGTGGCCGACCTACGCGGAGACAGCCGCCGACTATTCAGTCGAGGTTGGCCGGTTCATATATTCGGGGCTGTACAGCGAGAATGTGGGGGAGATCGGCGATGTCGATGTGGGTATCATCGAGATCACCGACACGGAACGCTACATGGCCCTCGTGGGTAAGCCGATTGAGACCGCCCTCTACTCCGGGAATATCTCTTCGGGGGAGAAAATCTGTAAGACCGGGGCCACCACGGGTTTCACGTGCGGTGATTTTGAGGCGTCCGGGCGCACGCAGATCATCCGCACCGACGCTGGCAACGAACGGGAGACCTACGGCGACATCGCCCACGTCTGCGCGCTGCCGGGCGATTCTGGCGGACCTGTTTTCTACCTCATTGGCGGGCGCGCCAGCATCATCGGGGTTGTTTCCGGTACCGAAGCCGGCCGCGCGAATGAGCCGTGCGATACAGAAGGATCCGCTTCGAAGATGATGTCCTACTCCAATTACGATCAAGTCATGAAAGTCGTCGACCGCGTTGTCCCGGGGGTCGATTGGGTGGGGCAAACCTGGTAG